One part of the Nocardioides zeae genome encodes these proteins:
- a CDS encoding PadR family transcriptional regulator: MALEHVLLVALRERGGSGLELTQRFERTLGNFWQASHQQIYRTLGRMADDGWVDVETVTQTGRPDKKVYAVSPVGAKVLAEWLATPTSPGPLRDEVAVKMRGAAYGDRAAVLAHLAVRREEHRARLRTFEAMAAEQFPDPDALAGPALDRWLVLRGGLLMERFWVTWLDEYLTAHGAPSTPDPHPETDREESR, from the coding sequence ATGGCCCTCGAACACGTGCTCCTCGTGGCGCTGCGCGAGCGCGGCGGCTCGGGCCTCGAGCTCACCCAGCGCTTCGAGCGCACCCTCGGCAACTTCTGGCAGGCCAGCCACCAGCAGATCTACCGGACGCTGGGTCGCATGGCCGACGACGGCTGGGTCGACGTCGAGACGGTCACCCAGACCGGGCGGCCCGACAAGAAGGTCTACGCCGTCTCCCCCGTCGGCGCGAAGGTGCTCGCCGAGTGGCTGGCGACGCCGACCTCGCCCGGACCGCTGCGCGACGAGGTGGCGGTGAAGATGCGCGGCGCGGCGTACGGCGACCGTGCGGCCGTGCTCGCCCACCTCGCCGTCCGGCGGGAGGAGCACCGGGCGCGGCTCCGCACCTTCGAGGCCATGGCGGCCGAGCAGTTCCCCGACCCGGACGCCCTCGCCGGGCCCGCCCTCGACCGCTGGCTCGTGCTCCGCGGAGGGCTGCTCATGGAGCGGTTCTGGGTCACGTGGCTCGACGAGTACCTGACGGCGCACGGGGCGCCGAGCACCCCTGATCCCCATCCCGAGACCGACCGCGAGGAGTCCCGATGA
- a CDS encoding DMT family transporter, whose translation MAWIVLVLSGCLEAVWATALSRSEGLTRLVPSVVFAVSVVASMVGLAWAMRTLPVGTSYAVWVGIGAALTASYAMATGAEAFSAVRALLLLGIVACVIGLKLAH comes from the coding sequence ATGGCCTGGATCGTGCTCGTCCTGTCGGGGTGCCTCGAAGCGGTGTGGGCGACCGCCCTCTCACGCTCGGAGGGCCTGACCCGCCTGGTGCCCTCCGTCGTCTTCGCCGTCTCCGTGGTCGCCAGCATGGTCGGCCTCGCGTGGGCGATGCGGACGCTGCCGGTGGGCACGTCCTACGCGGTGTGGGTCGGGATCGGTGCGGCGCTCACCGCGTCGTACGCCATGGCCACCGGCGCCGAGGCCTTCTCGGCGGTGCGCGCGCTCCTGCTGCTGGGCATCGTCGCCTGCGTCATCGGTCTCAAGCTCGCCCACTGA
- a CDS encoding CaiB/BaiF CoA transferase family protein has translation MPLTLGQGTGPLAGLKVVELAGIGPGPHACMILADLGADVIRIDRPGGGALSVVADPRHDLLTRGRPSVAANLKDPIARDTVLDLVAEADVLVEGLRPGVTERLGLGPDDCLARNPRLVYGRMTGWGQTGPLAHAAGHDMDYIAITGALHGLGQDKARPHFPSNLVGDFGGGSTYLVIGILAALVERGISGKGQVVDAAIVDGTAHLNAMASAMLAGGGFTEERAANLLDGGIPYYDIYETADGEHLAVGALEPQFFDELVTRLGIKEQAPTQAELGRYDELRTLIADTIRSRTRAEWTEVFDGTDACVAPILRMSEAPEHPHVAAREIFVERDGVVQPAPAPRFSRTAPTLTLSPHRAGAYTREALAAWGVADVDGLIDSGAFVQA, from the coding sequence ATGCCACTCACGCTGGGACAGGGAACGGGGCCGCTCGCCGGCCTGAAGGTCGTCGAGCTCGCGGGGATCGGGCCGGGCCCGCACGCCTGCATGATCCTCGCGGACCTCGGTGCCGACGTCATCCGCATCGACCGCCCGGGCGGAGGCGCCCTGTCGGTCGTCGCCGACCCGCGCCACGACCTGCTCACCCGCGGGCGGCCCAGCGTGGCGGCGAACCTCAAGGACCCGATCGCCCGCGACACCGTGCTCGACCTCGTCGCCGAGGCGGACGTGCTCGTCGAGGGCCTGCGGCCCGGGGTGACCGAGCGGCTCGGGCTCGGTCCCGACGACTGCCTCGCGCGCAACCCGCGGCTCGTCTACGGACGGATGACCGGCTGGGGCCAGACGGGCCCGCTCGCCCACGCGGCCGGCCACGACATGGACTACATCGCCATCACCGGCGCCCTCCACGGGCTGGGCCAGGACAAGGCCCGCCCGCACTTCCCGAGCAATCTCGTCGGCGACTTCGGCGGCGGCTCGACCTACCTCGTCATCGGCATCCTGGCCGCCCTGGTCGAGCGCGGCATCAGCGGCAAGGGCCAGGTCGTCGACGCCGCGATCGTCGACGGCACCGCCCACCTCAACGCCATGGCCTCCGCCATGCTGGCCGGCGGCGGCTTCACCGAGGAGCGCGCCGCCAACCTGCTCGACGGCGGCATCCCCTACTACGACATCTACGAGACCGCCGACGGCGAGCACCTCGCGGTCGGGGCGCTCGAGCCGCAGTTCTTCGACGAGCTCGTGACACGCCTCGGCATCAAGGAGCAGGCGCCGACCCAGGCCGAGCTCGGCCGGTACGACGAGCTGCGCACCCTCATCGCCGACACCATCCGCTCGCGGACCCGCGCCGAGTGGACCGAGGTGTTCGACGGCACCGACGCGTGCGTCGCGCCGATCCTGCGCATGAGCGAGGCCCCGGAGCACCCGCACGTCGCCGCCCGGGAGATCTTCGTCGAGCGCGACGGCGTCGTGCAGCCGGCGCCGGCCCCCCGGTTCTCGCGGACGGCGCCGACGCTGACCCTGAGCCCCCACCGCGCCGGCGCCTACACCCGCGAGGCGCTCGCGGCGTGGGGCGTCGCCGACGTCGACGGGCTGATCGACTCGGGAGCGTTCGTCCAGGCCTGA
- a CDS encoding NADPH-dependent 2,4-dienoyl-CoA reductase: MTAPTAYPTFLSPLTVPTAHGRGSVTLRNRSVMGSMHTGLEDGFWNIGKLAAYFAERAAGGVGLIVTGGYAPNKRGWLKPVGSEMTSRLQAARHVQVTDAVHEHDAKIVLQLVHAGRYGYHPLNVGASRRQSPITPFRPTALSTKAVDRTASDFARAARLAQRAGYDGVEVMGSEGYLINQFLAARTNDRTDRWGGSAAKRMRFPIEVVRRTRELVGDDFLLDYRISLLDLVEDGQTWEETVELAHALVEAGVDVFNTGIGWHEARVPTIITQVPRAAWRDSTARLRAALRASGIATPVCASNRINTPEVAEDILAAGEADLVSLARPFLADAALVAKAAAGRADEINTCIACNQACLDHIFSNKLSSCLVNPRACRETTLVLSPTRTRRTVAIVGAGPAGLAAAVSAAERGFAVTLFERNPHLGGQFQLAMQIPGKEEFAETLRYYTRRLEVLGVDVRLGTTATPDDLAGFDEVVVASGVEPRVPAIPGMDHPKAVSYADVLARRVTCGQRVAVIGAGGIGVDVAHFLTHDPAESIDDVATWKSHWGVGDPALDRGGLTEPKPRAVVREVYLLQRKTTPIGVGLGKTSGWAHRAVLKQSGVVQVSGVTYDRIDDDGLWVTVDGEQRLYAVDHVVVCAGQESVRDVYDALDGAAAYPGGSAAVHLVGGADVAAELDAKRAIEQATRVVAGIAG, from the coding sequence ATGACCGCACCCACGGCGTACCCCACCTTCCTCAGCCCGCTCACCGTCCCCACGGCGCACGGGCGCGGCAGCGTCACGCTGCGCAACCGCAGCGTCATGGGGTCCATGCACACCGGGCTCGAGGACGGGTTCTGGAACATCGGCAAGCTGGCGGCCTACTTCGCCGAGCGCGCCGCCGGCGGGGTCGGGCTGATCGTGACCGGCGGCTACGCGCCCAACAAGCGAGGCTGGCTGAAGCCGGTGGGCTCGGAGATGACGAGCCGGCTGCAGGCCGCGCGCCACGTGCAGGTGACCGACGCGGTGCACGAGCACGACGCGAAGATCGTGCTGCAGCTGGTGCACGCCGGCCGCTACGGCTACCACCCGCTCAACGTCGGCGCGTCGCGCCGCCAGAGCCCCATCACGCCGTTCCGGCCCACCGCGCTCAGCACGAAGGCGGTCGACCGCACGGCGAGCGACTTCGCGCGGGCGGCGCGGCTGGCGCAGCGGGCGGGGTACGACGGCGTCGAGGTGATGGGCTCCGAGGGCTACCTCATCAACCAGTTCCTCGCCGCGCGCACCAACGACCGCACCGACCGCTGGGGCGGCAGCGCCGCGAAGCGGATGCGCTTCCCGATCGAGGTCGTGCGCCGCACCCGGGAGCTCGTCGGCGACGACTTCCTGCTCGACTACCGCATCTCGCTCCTCGACCTCGTCGAGGACGGGCAGACGTGGGAGGAGACCGTCGAGCTGGCCCACGCGCTCGTCGAGGCCGGCGTCGACGTCTTCAACACGGGCATCGGCTGGCACGAGGCCCGGGTGCCGACGATCATCACGCAGGTCCCACGCGCCGCGTGGCGCGACTCCACCGCCCGGCTCCGGGCCGCGCTGCGGGCGTCCGGCATCGCCACCCCGGTGTGCGCGTCGAACCGCATCAACACCCCGGAGGTGGCCGAGGACATCCTCGCCGCCGGGGAGGCCGACCTCGTCTCGCTGGCGCGACCGTTCCTCGCCGATGCCGCGCTCGTCGCCAAGGCGGCCGCCGGGCGGGCCGACGAGATCAACACGTGCATCGCCTGCAACCAGGCCTGCCTCGACCACATCTTCAGCAACAAGTTGTCGTCGTGCCTCGTCAACCCGCGGGCGTGCCGCGAGACGACGCTGGTGCTCAGCCCCACGCGGACCCGCCGCACCGTCGCCATCGTCGGCGCCGGACCCGCCGGTCTGGCGGCCGCCGTGTCGGCCGCGGAGCGCGGCTTCGCCGTCACCCTCTTCGAGCGCAACCCCCACCTCGGTGGGCAGTTCCAGCTCGCGATGCAGATCCCCGGCAAGGAGGAGTTCGCGGAGACGCTGCGCTACTACACGCGCCGGCTCGAGGTGCTCGGCGTCGACGTGCGCCTCGGCACCACGGCGACCCCCGACGACCTGGCGGGCTTCGACGAGGTCGTCGTCGCGAGCGGCGTCGAGCCGCGGGTGCCCGCCATCCCGGGGATGGACCACCCGAAGGCCGTCTCGTACGCCGACGTGCTCGCCCGCCGCGTCACCTGCGGCCAGCGCGTCGCCGTCATCGGTGCCGGCGGCATCGGTGTCGACGTCGCCCACTTCCTCACCCACGACCCGGCCGAGTCCATCGACGACGTCGCGACGTGGAAGTCGCACTGGGGCGTCGGCGACCCCGCCCTCGACCGCGGCGGGCTGACGGAGCCCAAGCCGCGCGCCGTCGTGCGCGAGGTCTACCTGTTGCAGCGCAAGACCACGCCCATCGGCGTGGGCCTGGGCAAGACCTCCGGCTGGGCCCACCGGGCCGTGCTCAAGCAGTCGGGCGTCGTGCAGGTCTCCGGCGTGACCTACGACCGCATCGACGACGACGGCCTGTGGGTGACGGTCGACGGGGAGCAGCGGCTGTATGCCGTGGACCACGTCGTCGTGTGCGCCGGGCAGGAGTCCGTGCGGGACGTGTACGACGCGCTGGACGGCGCTGCGGCGTACCCGGGCGGCAGCGCCGCGGTGCACCTCGTCGGTGGGGCCGACGTCGCGGCGGAGCTCGACGCGAAGCGCGCCATCGAGCAGGCCACCCGCGTCGTGGCGGGGATCGCCGGCTGA